The following coding sequences lie in one Pontibacter sp. G13 genomic window:
- a CDS encoding glutamine synthetase family protein, producing MDRSQILAHLQAHPSPKVKIAIVDIDGVLRGKVVHRDKFLGIVDKGFGFCDVVFGWDMADMSYDNVSITGWHTGYPDAQAQVDLTTFRQIPWEDELPFFLGDFVGPTGAPLPACPRNLFKQVIARAHDAGFAPKFSQEFEWFTFAENPQSLAEKDFRDPTPMTPGMFGYSILRSSYKQSFFSDLFDELLAFDIPLEGLHTETGPGVYEAAIQYGDALEAADRAVLFKTAVKEIAMRHGLTSTFMAKWRSDLPGCSGHVHQSLWDETSKKNVFADADSDTGMSALMESYIAGQLHCLPHILPMMAPTINSYKRLVEGAWAPTTLTWGIDNRTTALRALLPSSSATRLETRVCGSDVNPYLAMAACLASGLYGIEKGLKLEQPAVVGNGYEVKEYGVLPHSLEAATHAMKHSEIARSLFGDGFVDHFTASREWEVRAYAQAVTDWEMRRYFEII from the coding sequence ATGGATCGATCCCAAATTCTGGCCCACCTTCAGGCCCACCCTTCTCCCAAGGTCAAAATTGCAATCGTAGACATCGATGGCGTCCTTCGAGGAAAGGTCGTCCATCGAGACAAATTCCTCGGAATCGTGGACAAGGGATTTGGGTTTTGCGATGTGGTTTTTGGATGGGACATGGCAGATATGAGCTACGACAATGTCTCCATCACGGGCTGGCATACTGGGTATCCAGATGCACAGGCCCAAGTAGACCTGACTACCTTCCGGCAAATCCCTTGGGAAGATGAGCTTCCCTTTTTTCTGGGAGACTTCGTGGGACCTACTGGAGCACCCCTGCCTGCTTGCCCACGCAATCTCTTCAAACAAGTTATTGCCCGGGCCCATGATGCGGGGTTTGCCCCCAAATTTTCCCAAGAATTCGAGTGGTTCACATTCGCAGAAAACCCTCAATCTCTCGCGGAGAAGGATTTCCGCGATCCTACACCCATGACTCCGGGGATGTTTGGATATTCTATCCTGCGTAGTTCCTACAAGCAATCTTTCTTCTCGGATCTCTTCGACGAATTGCTCGCCTTTGACATTCCCCTGGAAGGCCTACATACTGAAACCGGACCCGGTGTGTACGAGGCGGCCATTCAATACGGAGATGCACTCGAAGCAGCAGACCGGGCCGTCCTATTCAAAACTGCCGTCAAGGAAATCGCCATGCGTCATGGACTCACCTCCACATTCATGGCCAAATGGAGATCCGATCTACCCGGGTGCAGTGGTCATGTTCACCAAAGCCTGTGGGATGAGACTAGCAAGAAAAATGTATTTGCAGATGCAGACTCGGACACCGGCATGAGCGCTTTGATGGAGTCCTATATCGCTGGACAACTTCATTGTCTTCCGCATATACTCCCCATGATGGCACCTACCATCAATAGCTACAAGCGATTGGTCGAAGGCGCTTGGGCACCGACGACCCTTACTTGGGGAATCGACAACCGTACAACCGCTTTAAGAGCCCTGCTTCCCAGTTCCAGCGCCACGCGGTTGGAGACCCGTGTATGCGGATCTGATGTCAACCCCTACCTCGCCATGGCTGCTTGCTTGGCAAGTGGACTTTACGGAATCGAAAAGGGCTTGAAATTGGAACAGCCAGCCGTTGTGGGCAATGGCTACGAAGTCAAGGAATACGGAGTCCTCCCCCATAGCTTGGAAGCCGCCACGCATGCCATGAAGCACTCAGAGATTGCACGTTCCCTCTTTGGCGATGGATTTGTGGACCATTTCACTGCTTCGAGGGAATGGGAAGTTCGGGCCTATGCGCAAGCGGTCACCGACTGGGAAATGCGCCGGTACTTCGAAATCATTTAG
- the eno gene encoding phosphopyruvate hydratase gives MVIKNLFALEVLDSRGNPTVEVHCELDNGIIGKAMVPSGASTGEREAAELRDHDPHRYGGKGVKQAVNHVNVELANALRGMQVTKQREIDYAMIDLDGTPNKSRLGANAILGVSLAVAQTAARAMNMPLYRYIGGINACKLPVPCMNVLNGGVHAQNRVDFQEFMIAPHNAPDFANAIRMGVETFHQLKKVLHDHGLNTGVGDEGGYAPDLKSNEEAVEMILRAIEAAGYRPGEDISICLDPATSEMWQGDGTYKFFKSDQSVKTSAEMVELFQGWLKKYPIVLLEDGLGENDWEGWQNMTKELGSRVELVGDDIFVTNKDILQQAIHEGVGNSILIKLNQIGTMTETLETVELAQGNGYNCFVSHRSGETEDTTIADLTVAIGAGHLKTGSGCRGERIAKFNQLLRIERDLGDRATFAGKGTFKHAMLANGPAGEHATDA, from the coding sequence ATGGTGATCAAGAACCTTTTTGCCCTGGAGGTATTGGACTCCCGAGGCAATCCAACTGTAGAAGTTCATTGCGAATTGGACAATGGGATTATTGGCAAAGCTATGGTCCCTTCTGGTGCATCTACTGGCGAACGTGAAGCTGCCGAGCTAAGAGACCATGACCCTCATCGGTATGGAGGCAAAGGCGTCAAGCAGGCAGTGAACCATGTCAATGTCGAACTCGCCAATGCCTTGCGGGGTATGCAAGTGACGAAGCAACGGGAAATCGACTATGCCATGATCGATCTCGACGGGACTCCCAACAAAAGCCGTCTTGGTGCCAACGCCATTTTGGGCGTTTCCTTGGCAGTCGCTCAAACGGCTGCCCGCGCGATGAATATGCCACTTTACCGGTACATCGGCGGAATCAATGCTTGCAAACTTCCTGTGCCATGCATGAATGTCTTGAATGGCGGGGTACATGCTCAAAATCGGGTGGATTTTCAGGAGTTCATGATCGCGCCTCACAATGCCCCGGACTTTGCGAATGCAATCCGCATGGGCGTGGAGACCTTCCATCAGCTCAAAAAAGTCCTGCATGATCACGGCCTGAATACCGGAGTAGGGGATGAGGGCGGTTATGCGCCGGATCTGAAGTCCAATGAGGAAGCGGTGGAAATGATTCTCCGAGCCATTGAAGCTGCTGGATATCGACCTGGTGAAGATATTTCCATTTGTCTCGATCCCGCTACCAGCGAAATGTGGCAGGGTGATGGTACCTACAAATTCTTCAAATCCGACCAATCTGTGAAGACTTCTGCCGAGATGGTGGAGTTGTTTCAAGGATGGCTCAAAAAGTACCCTATCGTGTTGTTGGAAGACGGTCTGGGGGAAAATGACTGGGAGGGTTGGCAGAATATGACCAAGGAACTGGGGAGTCGGGTAGAACTGGTCGGGGATGATATTTTCGTGACCAACAAGGACATTCTTCAGCAGGCCATCCATGAAGGGGTTGGTAATTCGATCCTCATCAAGCTCAATCAGATCGGCACCATGACCGAAACGCTGGAGACCGTGGAGCTTGCTCAAGGAAATGGCTACAACTGCTTTGTCTCCCATCGGTCCGGCGAAACAGAGGATACGACCATCGCCGACCTGACGGTCGCAATTGGGGCAGGCCACCTCAAGACTGGCTCAGGATGCCGAGGGGAACGAATCGCCAAATTCAATCAGCTTCTCAGAATTGAGCGGGACCTCGGAGATCGAGCTACATTCGCAGGAAAAGGAACCTTCAAGCATGCGATGCTGGCCAATGGACCTGCTGGAGAGCATGCCACTGACGCATGA
- a CDS encoding NTP transferase domain-containing protein, with translation MVKHQKHAKLQRPNLGAFARNEWALLGAPCGVIQQLARDIAIQLNSDHAVTFIDERHLKDGPAPVPASEPFQARWTKHADAVELAERSMPNSYSAKFQLRSSDIVLVNGNHFLAQQQIVCVHPKKTLSHKLDRLTQVVGYWLAPDVTEIPAYLKEHVGNANLPIWRSGEEVELAAWLKDKMLADRPPVKGLVLAGGKSQRMKRDKSKLAYHGKPQHQYVAELLNATGVEDVFLSCRSDQAFEDAKIALLPDTFMGLGPFGGILSAFRSDPNAAWLVLACDLPFLDAQTLAFLLKHRNPSKVATAFYNPETDFPEPLITLWEPRAYPRMLEFLSIGNSCPRKVLINSEIELLKVPNLNALKNVNTPEDYDAAVAELKVQD, from the coding sequence ATGGTCAAGCATCAGAAACATGCCAAGCTCCAGCGTCCGAATTTAGGAGCATTCGCCAGAAATGAGTGGGCTTTGCTGGGAGCTCCCTGCGGCGTGATCCAGCAATTGGCAAGAGATATTGCCATTCAGTTGAATTCCGATCATGCGGTGACATTCATCGACGAACGCCACCTCAAAGATGGACCTGCCCCCGTTCCTGCCTCTGAGCCTTTCCAAGCCCGATGGACCAAGCATGCCGACGCCGTTGAGTTGGCCGAGCGCTCTATGCCCAATAGCTATTCCGCCAAATTTCAGCTGCGGTCCTCGGACATCGTGTTGGTGAATGGCAATCATTTCCTTGCCCAACAACAGATCGTTTGCGTCCACCCCAAGAAAACCCTGTCCCACAAGTTGGATCGTCTCACCCAAGTCGTGGGATATTGGCTGGCACCTGATGTGACCGAAATTCCCGCCTACCTCAAGGAACATGTGGGAAATGCCAACTTGCCCATTTGGAGATCCGGAGAGGAGGTCGAGCTAGCTGCATGGCTCAAGGATAAAATGCTTGCCGACCGTCCCCCTGTAAAAGGGTTGGTGCTCGCAGGAGGAAAGAGTCAGCGGATGAAACGCGACAAATCCAAGCTTGCCTATCATGGGAAGCCCCAGCATCAATATGTGGCTGAATTGTTGAATGCTACAGGCGTGGAAGATGTTTTTCTGTCCTGCCGCTCCGATCAAGCCTTCGAAGATGCAAAGATCGCCTTGCTGCCGGACACCTTCATGGGGTTGGGACCATTTGGGGGAATACTTTCAGCCTTCCGGTCAGATCCCAATGCTGCATGGTTGGTGCTCGCCTGTGATTTGCCTTTTTTGGATGCACAAACCCTCGCATTTCTATTGAAGCATCGCAACCCTTCCAAAGTTGCCACCGCATTTTACAACCCCGAAACGGACTTTCCAGAGCCCTTGATCACCCTCTGGGAACCTCGCGCTTATCCTCGTATGCTGGAGTTTCTCTCTATTGGCAATAGCTGCCCCCGGAAGGTGTTGATCAACTCCGAGATCGAATTGTTGAAGGTGCCCAATCTGAATGCTCTTAAGAATGTGAATACCCCCGAAGACTATGATGCTGCGGTAGCAGAATTAAAGGTTCAGGATTAA
- a CDS encoding T9SS type A sorting domain-containing protein, translating to MLSSWLSGLLLICTFAWSFGQSKTAAAEYATLDISFDTGIPAQSSHSNLIVTNQGISNFRKNEDGILISPSHFFRLGNPVHLMSLVPVLHGSNLLANGIQLEVRFSDDQVTWTPWREIRPSWSHAEGDSTWIGEPTVVEINVAYFQYRLIIFPNNPAVPLFVKSLKWDQFTPGNVSPVNPEFLQPISYPRTDPNCPCPLPVFATRQQWGNPNGNGFTCSPLPLTSVSHILVYQSGIPGDSATTNWAAQALALEHYHTQSLGMCDIGFNWMIDPAGIIYEGRGGGDDVRGEHFCGQDAGTMSICMLGDFSQNPPTLAAFTSLANLIAWKACDSDIVPTNTLFHLGSLQTLPVVSAFDGSCNHSTMPGTALSNLIPAIKQRATTQLNACQATSLLAEMNEGIEVFPNPADQEISISIPESMGTHWTYQLLNMTGQLVDTQPSDGSGDVIRLDVSTLPAGIYLLRLTHGDWNTVRKISIR from the coding sequence ATGTTGTCTAGCTGGCTTTCTGGTTTACTGCTGATCTGTACCTTCGCTTGGTCATTTGGCCAATCGAAGACTGCGGCTGCGGAATATGCAACGCTGGACATCTCCTTCGATACGGGCATTCCTGCCCAATCCTCCCATTCCAATCTGATCGTCACCAATCAAGGCATTTCTAATTTTCGGAAAAACGAAGATGGAATCCTGATTTCCCCATCCCACTTTTTCAGGCTAGGGAATCCTGTGCATTTGATGTCTCTCGTGCCTGTTTTGCATGGTTCCAACCTGTTGGCCAATGGAATCCAACTGGAGGTCCGATTCTCCGATGATCAGGTAACTTGGACGCCGTGGCGGGAAATTCGGCCTAGCTGGAGCCATGCAGAAGGGGATTCTACTTGGATTGGAGAGCCCACCGTGGTCGAGATCAATGTCGCCTACTTCCAGTACCGGCTCATTATCTTTCCGAACAATCCAGCAGTTCCACTTTTCGTGAAATCCCTCAAATGGGATCAGTTCACCCCAGGAAATGTATCCCCTGTCAATCCGGAATTTCTTCAACCCATCAGTTATCCCCGGACCGATCCCAATTGTCCATGCCCGCTTCCGGTGTTTGCCACTAGGCAGCAATGGGGCAATCCCAATGGAAATGGCTTTACCTGTTCGCCGCTTCCGTTGACTTCGGTTTCGCATATTTTGGTGTACCAAAGTGGGATTCCTGGAGATTCGGCCACGACCAATTGGGCAGCTCAGGCATTGGCGCTGGAGCATTATCACACCCAGTCATTGGGCATGTGCGATATTGGGTTCAATTGGATGATAGATCCAGCAGGGATCATTTACGAAGGCCGTGGAGGAGGCGATGACGTTCGGGGTGAGCATTTCTGTGGACAAGATGCGGGAACGATGTCGATCTGCATGTTGGGAGATTTTAGCCAAAACCCACCCACATTGGCGGCTTTCACGAGTCTAGCCAACCTGATCGCTTGGAAGGCTTGCGATTCAGACATTGTCCCCACCAATACCCTCTTCCATTTAGGATCATTACAGACGTTGCCAGTGGTTTCGGCATTTGACGGTTCTTGCAATCACTCTACGATGCCGGGTACCGCCTTGTCCAATCTGATTCCTGCGATTAAACAGCGAGCGACCACCCAGCTCAATGCATGCCAAGCCACCTCTCTTTTGGCAGAAATGAATGAGGGAATTGAGGTATTTCCAAATCCCGCCGATCAAGAAATCTCAATTTCCATCCCTGAATCCATGGGGACTCATTGGACCTATCAATTGCTCAACATGACTGGACAATTGGTCGATACCCAACCTTCGGATGGATCGGGTGATGTCATTCGGCTCGATGTTTCCACCCTTCCTGCCGGGATCTACTTGCTGCGACTCACGCATGGCGATTGGAACACCGTTCGCAAAATCTCGATCCGCTGA
- a CDS encoding universal stress protein, with amino-acid sequence MLSLRQILVAVDNHDLSFEAARAGADLAIQVDAQLGLVHVIPFGQVEGNPDTGIMPEVETSLARTRSQALFKQIEQGLPGLKPAHFIAIGHAPEHISRVVDDWPADLLVIGAHRNHRFAQKIMGTFAEHIMHAVHCPILLISGE; translated from the coding sequence ATGTTATCTCTTCGCCAAATATTGGTGGCAGTAGACAATCATGATCTGTCGTTTGAGGCGGCGCGCGCAGGGGCAGATTTGGCCATCCAAGTCGATGCCCAATTGGGATTGGTGCATGTGATTCCATTCGGTCAAGTCGAAGGCAATCCGGACACGGGTATAATGCCAGAAGTGGAAACCTCATTGGCGCGCACCCGCTCACAAGCGCTATTCAAGCAAATTGAACAAGGACTTCCGGGGCTCAAGCCTGCGCATTTCATTGCCATAGGTCACGCTCCTGAACACATCTCTAGGGTGGTGGATGACTGGCCGGCAGATTTGCTGGTAATTGGCGCCCACCGTAACCATCGATTTGCCCAAAAGATCATGGGGACTTTCGCTGAGCACATCATGCATGCTGTTCATTGTCCGATCCTGCTTATTTCTGGTGAATAG
- a CDS encoding acyloxyacyl hydrolase, which yields MVSVFLFGGITSSFAQKKTFKESVKEIFQDKSRHRYGFSVGYGFQDLGMIERHLPIGWQHSLAEKEVDLSKVLNLNVRYYYEVTLFQLEHAIALINKPTWKLELISIPQFNTVYLRPIDSEEVYKRGFEFGINTGLVIRKSFWKNRLGIYFLGSTGPHFVSDTPGRQHPGFIFSDNFMLGGTVKLFKGLHFDVRNGIRHISNLSIWQPNGGVNTFMMNAGFFYQLPAKP from the coding sequence ATGGTTAGTGTATTCCTGTTTGGGGGAATCACTTCGTCGTTTGCCCAGAAAAAGACATTCAAGGAATCTGTTAAGGAGATTTTTCAGGACAAATCAAGGCATCGATACGGCTTTTCTGTCGGATATGGCTTTCAGGACCTAGGGATGATCGAGCGCCATCTCCCCATCGGATGGCAACATTCCCTCGCTGAAAAAGAGGTGGATTTGTCCAAAGTGCTCAACTTGAATGTGCGGTACTATTATGAAGTTACCCTCTTTCAATTGGAGCATGCCATTGCGCTGATCAACAAACCTACCTGGAAGCTAGAGCTGATCTCCATTCCCCAATTCAATACGGTTTACCTCAGGCCCATCGACAGCGAGGAGGTCTATAAGCGAGGCTTTGAATTTGGCATCAATACGGGATTGGTGATCCGAAAAAGCTTCTGGAAAAACCGTCTGGGAATTTACTTTCTGGGGAGCACTGGTCCCCATTTCGTTTCGGATACCCCGGGACGGCAGCACCCCGGATTCATTTTCTCCGACAACTTCATGTTGGGAGGAACAGTCAAGCTATTCAAAGGCCTTCATTTCGATGTCCGCAATGGCATCCGCCATATCTCCAACCTCAGTATTTGGCAACCCAACGGCGGGGTGAATACCTTCATGATGAATGCTGGCTTTTTTTACCAATTGCCTGCAAAACCCTGA
- the ispG gene encoding (E)-4-hydroxy-3-methylbut-2-enyl-diphosphate synthase, producing MELQVPYTPKHLSYQRILSREVQIGNVPVGGTNPIRIQSMTTTDTMDTMATVEQSIRMVEAGCEYVRITAPSKNEANNLAEIKKELRARGYDVPLVADIHFTPNAAEVAARIVEKVRVNPGNYADKKKFKEIIYTDESYQEEIDRIYKRFSPLVKICKEEGTAMRIGTNHGSLSDRIMSRYGDTPKGMVESAMEFVRICEDHGFHNLVISMKASNPQVMVQAYRLLMEEMIQRGEIYPMHLGVTEAGEGEDGRIKSALGISTLLLDGIGDTVRVSLTEEPEHEMPVAQFLIDHVVKQANQMRSTLAEEPSSDRIELPFDPYQFHRRDTAEILNIGHGQVPRVVADITKLDAKPASLREIGYTYVEALDKYNFSDIAADFAYLGAQVPPYELPGGLKPVYDHATWLMLSDRTANFPAFDTVEDYLNADEVSEVANFVRVTSAEMASVTTQPDRWEKVVFVLMSSHPVPTYDWRSMLYALAGAGIQQPTLISMSLAGFDYYDDSALPEFVRIEEEAKIQLALSSNGSTLLVDGLIDGIWLEEADDCRLRTAFGMLQLARLRITKTEYISCPSCGRTLFDLQETTAMIRKQTEHLKGVKIGIMGCIVNGPGEMADADYGYVGVGPDKIALYRGQEVVVKAVPTAEAVGRLIDLIREDDMWVEPEVASTL from the coding sequence ATGGAACTGCAAGTCCCTTATACTCCCAAACATCTTTCCTATCAGCGAATTCTTTCCCGCGAAGTTCAAATAGGGAATGTCCCAGTTGGCGGGACCAATCCCATCCGAATCCAATCCATGACCACCACCGACACCATGGACACCATGGCCACGGTTGAACAATCCATCCGGATGGTGGAAGCTGGTTGTGAATATGTAAGGATTACGGCTCCTTCAAAAAATGAGGCTAACAACCTCGCCGAAATCAAGAAGGAACTGCGTGCACGTGGATATGATGTGCCCCTCGTGGCCGATATCCACTTCACCCCCAATGCAGCCGAGGTGGCTGCTCGGATCGTGGAAAAAGTCCGAGTCAATCCCGGCAACTACGCAGACAAGAAGAAATTCAAGGAAATCATCTATACAGACGAGTCTTATCAGGAGGAAATTGACCGTATCTACAAACGTTTCTCTCCACTCGTCAAAATCTGCAAGGAAGAAGGTACCGCCATGCGGATCGGAACCAACCACGGCTCCTTGTCAGATCGCATCATGAGTCGCTACGGTGACACTCCTAAGGGAATGGTCGAATCTGCGATGGAGTTTGTCCGAATCTGCGAGGATCATGGTTTCCATAACCTCGTGATCTCGATGAAAGCTTCCAATCCGCAAGTGATGGTTCAGGCCTACCGATTGCTCATGGAGGAAATGATCCAACGTGGAGAAATCTACCCGATGCATCTTGGCGTGACAGAAGCAGGTGAAGGAGAAGACGGCCGGATCAAATCCGCTCTGGGGATTTCCACCCTTCTCTTGGATGGTATTGGCGACACGGTTCGAGTATCCCTCACAGAGGAGCCTGAGCATGAGATGCCTGTAGCTCAATTCCTGATCGATCATGTCGTCAAGCAAGCCAATCAAATGCGTTCAACATTGGCGGAGGAGCCTTCTTCAGACCGAATTGAACTGCCATTTGATCCGTATCAATTCCACCGTCGAGATACCGCCGAAATCTTGAATATCGGACATGGACAGGTCCCCCGGGTTGTGGCGGACATCACCAAGCTCGATGCCAAGCCTGCTTCTTTGCGGGAAATTGGATATACCTACGTGGAAGCACTCGATAAGTACAATTTCTCCGATATCGCGGCCGATTTTGCGTATTTGGGAGCTCAAGTGCCTCCTTATGAATTGCCGGGAGGGCTTAAGCCTGTCTATGACCATGCCACTTGGTTGATGCTGTCCGATCGCACCGCCAATTTCCCAGCGTTTGATACGGTAGAGGATTACCTGAACGCAGATGAGGTGTCGGAGGTGGCAAACTTTGTCCGGGTGACCTCCGCTGAAATGGCAAGCGTCACTACTCAACCCGATCGATGGGAGAAGGTGGTCTTCGTATTGATGTCCAGTCATCCTGTTCCGACTTACGACTGGCGAAGCATGTTGTATGCACTTGCAGGAGCAGGAATCCAACAACCTACTTTGATCTCCATGTCACTTGCTGGGTTCGATTATTACGATGATTCAGCGCTGCCTGAATTCGTGCGAATTGAGGAGGAAGCCAAAATCCAATTGGCCCTTTCCAGCAATGGGTCCACATTGTTGGTGGATGGACTGATCGATGGTATCTGGTTGGAAGAGGCTGATGATTGCCGTCTTCGGACTGCTTTCGGAATGCTGCAATTGGCACGCCTCCGCATCACAAAGACAGAGTACATTTCCTGTCCTTCTTGCGGTCGTACCTTGTTTGATTTGCAGGAAACCACTGCGATGATCCGCAAGCAAACGGAGCACCTCAAAGGAGTCAAAATTGGGATCATGGGCTGTATCGTGAATGGCCCCGGAGAAATGGCCGATGCAGATTACGGATATGTGGGGGTAGGACCTGACAAGATTGCGCTTTACAGGGGGCAGGAAGTCGTGGTGAAAGCCGTACCTACCGCTGAAGCTGTAGGGAGATTGATAGACCTGATCCGCGAGGATGATATGTGGGTGGAGCCGGAAGTTGCGTCCACCCTGTAG
- a CDS encoding ankyrin repeat domain-containing protein yields MQDISQTQWTRQICQLAMARQERAARNLAASHPRWMIQSLPVASVLGETELVSRLIHEGADPNQTVMGDWTPLILALAGPRAYSDCDSPECSHQVVSMLLQAGADPNVSVFDEDMPGQRLSALATALGNSENPDLGQLLIDFGANVKDGLAVTVLACKDRWDLAEPLLELGASFDDFDPSGTYATLHFVMDRVYDKERIMELARRGADLNLPNKVNGETPLMMAVKRRRLDVIRPFIRLGADPNAQTTGGMTAYRHAIRRNFPEIATELVDLGAKEELLPQDEWAVGLWAEDLSALPHKEQGEKFVADWPVEESRLFPDLAAAGRLDSVAYLLGLGVDLELRGLDNGTALHQVGWFGVPDVAKMLIESGADVQALGDDHYSTPLGWVAHGSTYSGGAEERQSEYVEIAEMLLDAGAKFPRLEDEWDHFQLHAASPAVRVVLERYGWQPVHEVI; encoded by the coding sequence ATGCAAGACATCTCTCAAACCCAATGGACCCGACAGATCTGCCAGTTGGCCATGGCACGTCAGGAGCGAGCTGCCCGAAATCTCGCTGCCTCTCATCCTCGCTGGATGATCCAGAGCCTTCCCGTCGCATCCGTCCTCGGAGAAACCGAGCTTGTGTCCCGGCTCATTCATGAGGGTGCTGATCCCAATCAGACAGTCATGGGAGATTGGACCCCCTTGATCCTTGCACTGGCAGGACCAAGGGCCTATTCGGATTGTGATAGCCCAGAGTGTTCCCACCAAGTCGTCAGTATGTTGCTTCAGGCTGGAGCCGATCCCAATGTCAGCGTATTTGACGAAGATATGCCCGGCCAGCGATTGTCCGCTTTGGCTACCGCATTGGGGAATTCCGAAAATCCCGATCTCGGTCAATTACTGATTGATTTCGGTGCCAATGTCAAGGATGGGTTGGCAGTCACTGTTTTGGCCTGCAAGGACCGTTGGGATCTTGCGGAGCCACTCTTGGAACTAGGGGCGAGTTTCGATGATTTTGATCCTTCCGGAACCTATGCGACGCTTCATTTTGTGATGGACCGTGTGTATGACAAGGAGCGGATCATGGAATTGGCACGAAGAGGAGCAGACCTGAATCTGCCGAATAAGGTCAATGGCGAGACTCCCTTGATGATGGCTGTCAAGCGAAGAAGGCTGGATGTCATTCGTCCATTTATCCGACTAGGGGCAGACCCCAATGCTCAAACCACTGGAGGAATGACAGCTTATCGGCATGCCATTCGTCGCAACTTCCCCGAGATCGCTACCGAGCTTGTGGATCTAGGTGCCAAGGAGGAATTGCTACCGCAAGATGAATGGGCGGTTGGGCTCTGGGCAGAAGACCTTTCAGCCCTTCCTCACAAAGAGCAAGGAGAAAAATTTGTGGCGGATTGGCCTGTGGAGGAATCTCGGCTATTTCCGGATTTGGCCGCTGCGGGAAGATTGGATAGTGTGGCTTATCTCCTAGGACTTGGGGTGGATTTAGAATTAAGAGGCCTTGACAATGGCACTGCCCTCCATCAAGTTGGGTGGTTTGGCGTGCCGGATGTTGCCAAAATGCTCATCGAATCGGGCGCAGATGTCCAAGCGCTGGGAGACGATCATTACTCGACCCCTTTGGGATGGGTTGCCCACGGCTCCACCTATTCTGGCGGAGCCGAAGAGCGTCAATCTGAGTATGTGGAAATCGCCGAAATGCTATTGGACGCGGGAGCAAAGTTCCCTCGTCTAGAGGATGAATGGGATCATTTCCAATTGCATGCGGCGAGCCCTGCAGTTCGAGTGGTATTGGAGCGATATGGCTGGCAGCCCGTACACGAGGTGATTTAG
- a CDS encoding acyl-CoA-binding protein produces MNLEEKFNKAREQVMTLKDRPSNEMLLKLYGLNKQATVGDINIPAPAVFDFVAKAKYNAWEANKGVAKQAAMEQYIQLVEELMTAKPES; encoded by the coding sequence ATGAATTTGGAAGAAAAATTCAACAAGGCCCGGGAACAGGTGATGACGCTGAAGGATCGGCCTTCCAACGAAATGCTGCTAAAGCTGTATGGACTCAATAAGCAGGCTACTGTAGGGGATATCAACATCCCTGCACCGGCAGTATTTGATTTTGTCGCAAAAGCCAAATACAACGCTTGGGAAGCCAATAAGGGGGTTGCGAAACAGGCAGCCATGGAGCAGTACATCCAATTGGTAGAAGAATTGATGACTGCCAAGCCTGAATCCTGA
- a CDS encoding DinB family protein: protein MVIIMYVWMMEYTWNVWSFLRTQWTQLLKDHTQETLSIIPTGFNNSPIWNAGHVCVTQQLLCYNLSGLSMNVSDELIAQFRKGTFAKAEYAEGTKEEIMQGLAAMVALTQTDFAAGKFKDFQAYTTSSGYLLENFEQALSFNLQHEAYHLGVARSQQRLI from the coding sequence ATGGTTATTATTATGTATGTTTGGATGATGGAATATACATGGAATGTCTGGTCTTTTCTTCGGACCCAATGGACTCAATTACTGAAAGATCATACTCAGGAAACACTGAGCATCATCCCAACTGGCTTCAACAATTCCCCCATCTGGAATGCCGGCCATGTCTGCGTTACCCAACAATTGCTCTGCTACAATCTATCTGGGTTGTCGATGAATGTTTCCGATGAATTGATCGCACAATTCAGAAAAGGCACATTCGCCAAAGCCGAATATGCGGAAGGTACCAAGGAAGAAATCATGCAAGGGCTCGCTGCAATGGTGGCTTTGACACAGACGGATTTCGCAGCAGGCAAATTCAAAGACTTTCAGGCATACACGACGTCTTCGGGATACCTACTCGAGAATTTCGAGCAGGCATTGAGCTTCAATCTCCAACATGAGGCATATCATTTAGGCGTGGCGAGAAGTCAGCAGAGATTGATCTAA